From a single Anoplolepis gracilipes chromosome 3, ASM4749672v1, whole genome shotgun sequence genomic region:
- the LOC140664073 gene encoding uncharacterized protein: protein MNLILPMVKKLKAHFRPSRIPHVEDVPEIPVDTDESLENIERFLKTKQNFEYMVQILAISGGTTIAQITRRTLKKIITNNYAKNFNWAERVPKKAFKVLKAKDLIIATVRNVEPNAAVNKIENCIKDWLKLSSMRITLAEIKARRTFQQE from the exons ATGAACTTGATTCTTCCAATGGTCAAAAAACTTAAAGCACATTTTCGACCATCGAGAATACCCCATGTGGAGGATGTTCCTGAAATACCAGTTGACACTGATGAAAGtttggaaaatattgaaagatttttaaaaacaaaacaaaattttgaatacatg gtACAGATTTTAGCTATATCAGGTGGTACAACGATTGCACAGATAACAAGAagaacattgaaaaaaataataacaaataattacgctaaaaactttaattgggCAGAAAGAGTACCTAAAAAAGCCTTCAAAGTTTTAAAAGCGAAAGATTTAATCATAG ctaCTGTCAGAAACGTTGAACCAAACGCTGCAGtcaacaaaattgaaaattgtatcaaaGATTGGTTGAAGCTATCCTCTATGCGTATTACTTTAGCCGAAATTAAAGCAAGAAGAACTTttcaacaagaataa
- the LOC140663600 gene encoding uncharacterized protein: MGLEVALSKTEAIWFASKGKRGPPRDTAKIEIEDVVVEIGTQLKYLGLVLDSRWSFEPHMEKLAPRMRAVSACLGRLMPNLGGPGDGAHRLYMTAVQSIALYGTPVWHNAMARRKNCRSSGVCRGAWPSVSFGGIGPSPSRRRAWWQGSCPGFSRQARQAYAPSRLSAQSLWTGWTGNTAPLIRTVQVLIGHGCFGEYLHRIGREMSATCHHCGAPVDTAEHTLAECQAWSNQRRVLRDAIGEEVSLATMVKAMVAREDQWKVAASFCGDVMSRKEAAEREKEADPNAPPSQRKRGEQECGRITPAFSNPPKCLFFRVAGAQVQRTPAEESPPFFVP, from the exons ATGGGTCTCGAGGTGGCCCTGTCAAAAACGGAGGCAATATGGTTCGCCTCCAAAGGCAAAAGGGGACCGCCTCGGGACACAGCTAAAATAGAAATCGAGGATGTCGTGGTCGAGATCGGGACCCAGTTAAAGTACCTGGGCCTCGTCCTCGACAGCCGGTGGAGCTTCGAGCCTCACATGGAGAAGCTGGCTCCCCGAATGAGGGCGGTGTCTGCCTGCTTGGGCAGACTCATGCCCAATCTCGGGGGGCCGGGAGACGGGGCTCACCGCCTCTATATGACGGCGGTCCAATCCATAGCTTTATACGGAACCCCCGTATGGCACAATGCGATGGCCAGGCGGAAAAACTGCAGGTCCTCCGGGGTATGCAGAGGCGCCTGGCCATCCGTGTCATTCGGGGGTATCGGACCGTCGCCTTCAAGACGGCGTGCCTGGTGGCAGGGGTCATGCCCTGGGTTCTCGCGGCAGGCGC GACAGGCCTACGCACCGTCGAGGCTATCCGCCCAATCTTTATGGACTGGGTGGACTGGCAACACGGCGCCCTTGATCAGGACGGTGCAGGTGCTCATTGGACATGGTTGCTTCGGGGAGTATCTGCACCGAATAGGTAGGGAAATGTCGGCCACGTGTCACCACTGTGGCGCCCCGGTGGACACGGCGGAGCACACCCTGGCGGAATGCCAGGCGTGGAGCAATCAACGCCGGGTCCTCCGGGACGCCATAGGGGAAGAGGTTTCCCTAGCTACCATGGTGAAAGCCATGGTGGCCAGGGAGGACCAATGGAAGGTGGCTGCCTCCTTCTGCGGAGACGTCATGTCCCGGAAGGAGGCGgccgaaagagagaaggaggcgGATCCAAATGCCCCTCCCTCTCAGAGAAAGAGGGGGGAGCAAGAATGCGGGCGTATAACGCCCGCATTCTCTAACCCCCCTAAGTGTCTCTTCTTCAGGGTCGCGGGGGCGCAGGTGCAGAGGACACCTGCGGAAGAGAGTCCTCCCTTCTTCGTCCCCTAA
- the LOC140664065 gene encoding JNK1/MAPK8-associated membrane protein-like → MNTLTRCPGLYCGRELLPDGNWSECGACPRGFRANTSSACVLCDDTPMFYDWLYLGFMALLALVLHWFCIDMVSMRRNIPKEVIALHLSALLEVVLSSVIVLQLTHPIGTFNVKSCRAKKLSDWYTLLHNPSPNYEATLHCTQEAVYPLYTMVFVFYAIGIALMLLIRPIIAKKFLPKQGKLSIYAALYFYPILALLHAVGVGLIYYSFPYITIILSVLSNAAHFAFKLNQTIKSLLLSSISNIKNVIVILGHWLLHGYGVIAVATLRGISIHPGMLVLVVLPSLFYIITARFTDPHKLHIE, encoded by the exons atgaacaCCCTTACACGATGTCCCGGACTGTACTGTGGTAGAGAACTGTTGCCAGATGGCAACTGGAGCGAGTGTGGAGCCTGTCCTCGCGGATTTCGGGCTAACACCTCGTCAGCGTGCGTGCTCTGCGATGACACGCCAATGTTCTACGACTGGCTATACCTGGGGTTCATGGCCCTCTTAGCTCTGGTGTTGCACTGGTTCTGCATTGATATGGTGTCCATGCGTCGGAACATACCCAAGGAAGTGATCGCTTTACATCTATCAGCCCTACTCGAGGTGGTACTTTCATCTGTGATAGTGCTACAGTTGACCCATCCCATTGGAACATTCAATGTCAAGTCATGCAGGGCGAAAAAACTGTCAGACTGGTACACGCTATTGCATAATCCCAGTCCGAATTATGAAGCTACACTGCATTGTACACAGGAAGCAGTTTATCCCTT atatacTATGGTTTTTGTCTTCTATGCTATAGGAATAGCccttatgttattaataaggCCAATAATAGCCAAGAAATTTTTACCAAAACAGGGCAAACTCTCTATTTATGCTGCATTGTATTTCTATCCAATTCTTGCACTGCTTCATGCTGTGGGTGTAGGTCTAATTT aTTACTCTTTTCCCTATATTACTATCATTCTGTCAGTTTTGTCAAATGCGGcacattttgcatttaaattgaATCAGACGATAAAGTCGTTGCTACTGAGCTCTATCtcaaatataaagaatgtaaTAGTCATCTTGGGCCACTGGTTATTACATGGTTACGGCGTGATAGCGGTTGCGACTCTTCGTGGAATCAGCATCCATCCTGGAATGTTAGTCCTAGTTGTGCTACCATCCTTGTTTTACATCATAACAGCAAGATTTACTGATCCACACAAGCTGCACATCGAATAA